The proteins below are encoded in one region of Candidatus Thiodiazotropha sp. LNASS1:
- the ptsP gene encoding phosphoenolpyruvate--protein phosphotransferase: MLDTLHRIVKEVNAAPDLEQALDIIVTQVKGAISTDVCSVYLTDFERREHVLMATKGLHRDAAGKVRLPYHRGLIGLVCERAEPVNLADAPSHSRYLFTHETGETQYKGFLGVPIIQNRKVLGVLVVRQHIQRSFEDQEVTFLFTLAAQLAGAITYAQASGNLVTQSDDLAPPNRFLQGRPGSPGVALGTAVVVYPPADLDAVPDRSSKDPDCEEEEFRTAVAAVIQDLMAIEDRFEETLPAEDRALFDAWLMMLGSDSLIGNTVKRIHEGNWASGALRETIEEHAKVFDAMEDVYLRERASDVRDLGRRILMHLQQKVAGPTDYPENTVLVGDEVSAMQMAEVPQGRLAGVVSAQGASFSHVAILARAMNVPAVMGLSDLPVNRVDGRFVILEGYLGRLYVSPASSVIQEYQRLASEDQALFKELEAEKDLPCETTDGAKIPLYMNTGLISELGSQGSYESEGVGLYRTELPFMVRDSFPGESVQVANYQRVMSAFHPRPVTIRTLDIGGDKPLPYFPVEESNPFLGWRGIRISLDHPEIFLTQVRAILRAAIGLDNVRILLPMISHVQEVDDALLLIQRAHDELIEEDYAVTMPKIGVMIEVPSAVYQVDALARRIDFVSVGTNDLTQYLLAVDRNNAHVADIYDDMHPSVLRALIQIVSGAKAYQREVSVCGEMAGNPAAAVLLIGMGVDSLSMNGGSLLRVKWVLRSVSRSRARELLQAALRCEKVSEVKLLLGNALEEMGLGGLMRAGR; encoded by the coding sequence ATGCTTGATACCCTCCATCGTATCGTGAAAGAGGTCAATGCAGCGCCCGATCTGGAACAGGCCCTTGATATCATCGTGACGCAGGTGAAGGGGGCGATCAGCACGGATGTCTGTTCGGTCTATCTAACCGATTTCGAACGGCGTGAACATGTACTGATGGCGACCAAGGGCTTGCATCGGGATGCTGCCGGCAAGGTGAGACTGCCTTACCACCGTGGGCTCATCGGCCTGGTCTGTGAGCGGGCGGAACCGGTCAACCTGGCGGATGCGCCCAGTCACAGCCGTTATCTGTTTACCCATGAGACGGGTGAGACCCAGTACAAGGGTTTTCTTGGCGTGCCCATCATCCAGAATCGCAAAGTGCTGGGCGTGCTGGTGGTGCGTCAGCATATTCAGCGTAGTTTCGAGGATCAGGAGGTCACCTTTCTTTTTACCCTCGCGGCGCAACTAGCCGGCGCCATCACCTACGCCCAGGCCAGTGGCAATCTGGTGACTCAGAGTGATGACCTTGCACCGCCAAACCGATTTCTTCAGGGGAGACCGGGATCTCCGGGTGTGGCGCTGGGTACTGCCGTTGTCGTCTATCCCCCGGCTGATCTGGATGCGGTGCCGGACAGATCGTCGAAGGATCCGGATTGTGAGGAGGAGGAGTTCCGTACAGCGGTTGCCGCCGTGATTCAGGACCTGATGGCGATAGAGGATCGTTTCGAGGAGACGCTGCCGGCGGAGGACCGTGCCCTGTTCGACGCCTGGCTGATGATGTTGGGAAGTGATTCGCTGATCGGTAATACGGTCAAAAGAATCCATGAGGGTAACTGGGCGTCGGGGGCGTTGCGTGAAACCATAGAGGAGCATGCCAAAGTCTTTGATGCCATGGAAGATGTCTACCTGAGAGAGCGTGCTTCCGATGTTCGGGATCTGGGCAGGCGTATTCTGATGCATCTGCAGCAGAAGGTCGCGGGTCCGACCGACTATCCGGAAAATACGGTACTGGTAGGCGATGAGGTCAGTGCAATGCAGATGGCTGAGGTGCCGCAGGGGCGTCTGGCGGGGGTTGTCTCAGCCCAGGGGGCCAGTTTTTCCCACGTGGCGATATTGGCACGGGCGATGAACGTGCCGGCTGTGATGGGGCTTAGCGATCTGCCTGTGAATCGGGTTGACGGCCGGTTCGTGATTCTCGAGGGCTATCTTGGTCGTCTCTATGTCTCTCCTGCGTCGTCAGTGATCCAGGAGTATCAACGACTTGCCAGCGAGGATCAGGCTCTCTTCAAAGAGCTTGAAGCGGAGAAGGACCTGCCCTGCGAGACGACAGACGGCGCCAAGATACCGCTGTATATGAATACCGGACTGATCTCCGAGCTGGGCTCCCAAGGCAGCTACGAGTCGGAAGGTGTCGGTCTGTATCGCACAGAGCTGCCATTCATGGTGCGTGACAGCTTTCCCGGCGAATCGGTGCAGGTGGCAAATTATCAGAGGGTAATGAGTGCTTTTCATCCCCGTCCGGTAACCATTCGCACCCTCGATATCGGTGGCGATAAACCGCTTCCCTACTTTCCGGTGGAGGAGTCGAACCCATTTTTGGGTTGGCGGGGAATACGCATCTCTCTGGATCATCCCGAAATATTCCTTACCCAGGTGCGTGCTATCCTGCGTGCCGCTATCGGTCTGGATAACGTCCGTATTCTTCTGCCGATGATCAGCCATGTGCAGGAGGTGGATGACGCACTGCTTCTGATTCAGCGTGCCCACGATGAATTGATAGAAGAGGATTATGCCGTAACCATGCCGAAGATCGGTGTGATGATCGAAGTGCCGTCCGCTGTCTATCAGGTCGATGCTCTGGCGCGCCGGATCGATTTCGTCTCCGTCGGCACCAATGACCTGACCCAGTATCTGCTTGCAGTGGATCGGAACAATGCCCACGTTGCGGATATCTACGATGATATGCATCCGTCGGTACTGCGGGCGCTTATCCAGATCGTCTCCGGGGCCAAAGCGTATCAGCGTGAAGTCAGCGTCTGTGGCGAGATGGCGGGCAATCCCGCTGCCGCTGTGCTGTTGATCGGCATGGGTGTGGACAGTCTGAGTATGAATGGGGGCAGTCTGTTACGTGTGAAGTGGGTATTACGATCAGTCTCCCGCTCCAGGGCCAGGGAATTGCTGCAGGCGGCATTGCGTTGCGAAAAGGTATCCGAAGTCAAACTGCTGCTTGGCAATGCCTTGGAAGAGATGGGATTGGGTGGCCTGATGCGTGCGGGCAGGTAA
- a CDS encoding phosphate/phosphite/phosphonate ABC transporter substrate-binding protein translates to MPFQLTVSPDFTPDHISGWYIFNTWLQKALDEGIHLELYNNFNDQRSAIQSDQVDLIYANPYDAAMLVREKGFLPVARPGGVADEAIIAVRDDSPTQVVEDLSSGIRIAATDDPDVNLMCAIMLEPAELNAENTQRDEKESYPLVAKAVIQGQVDLGFFLAEAFNSLSGVTRKQLRPLVTSQIHIIHHALLIGPKLADKQQRLSELLAAMSEDPKGSGVLQSLGFDSWVKVEEEEMEFMIDLMDTLTYQPA, encoded by the coding sequence TCATATCTCCGGCTGGTATATATTCAACACCTGGCTGCAGAAGGCCCTTGATGAAGGGATCCATCTGGAGCTATACAATAATTTCAACGATCAGCGATCCGCGATCCAATCCGACCAGGTGGATCTGATCTATGCCAATCCTTACGATGCGGCCATGCTGGTGCGCGAAAAAGGATTCCTGCCTGTGGCCAGGCCCGGCGGTGTGGCGGATGAAGCGATTATTGCTGTACGGGATGACAGCCCAACACAGGTAGTGGAAGACCTAAGCAGCGGAATACGAATCGCCGCTACCGATGATCCCGATGTCAACCTCATGTGCGCCATCATGCTTGAACCGGCCGAACTCAATGCCGAGAATACGCAACGCGACGAGAAGGAAAGCTACCCACTTGTTGCTAAAGCTGTGATCCAAGGCCAGGTTGATCTGGGTTTCTTTCTGGCTGAGGCATTTAACTCCCTGTCTGGCGTCACCCGCAAGCAGTTGCGTCCACTCGTCACCAGTCAGATCCATATAATCCACCATGCCTTATTGATAGGCCCCAAGCTGGCAGACAAGCAACAGCGGCTGAGCGAGTTGTTGGCGGCTATGTCTGAGGATCCTAAGGGGAGTGGAGTGCTTCAATCTCTGGGTTTCGATAGCTGGGTAAAGGTCGAGGAGGAAGAGATGGAATTCATGATCGACTTGATGGATACGCTGACCTATCAACCCGCCTGA